The following are encoded together in the candidate division WOR-3 bacterium genome:
- a CDS encoding ABC transporter ATP-binding protein, whose protein sequence is MESACSVKGLTRNYGGLRALAGISFDIKPGEVFGLIGPNGSGKTTTLRIVSTLLRPTSGTVSVFGFDVAEKPGDVRRLLSYLPEDAGAYKNLSGLDYLRFMATFYTEDNRDRDAMVERGMELADLGQRIKNRVKTYSKGMARKLLLARALMTKPRLAILDEPTSGLDVSNSMGIRKRVREYARQGTTVLLSSHNMLEVEFLSDRVALIKQGEIIETGAPEELKQKHGCRNLEEVFLKMEHL, encoded by the coding sequence GTGGAATCTGCCTGCAGCGTCAAAGGCCTGACCCGCAACTACGGGGGCCTGAGGGCGCTCGCGGGCATCTCGTTCGACATCAAGCCGGGTGAGGTGTTCGGCCTTATCGGGCCGAACGGATCAGGCAAGACCACGACACTCCGTATCGTCTCGACCCTGCTCAGGCCGACGTCGGGCACGGTGAGTGTGTTTGGCTTCGACGTGGCCGAGAAGCCGGGCGACGTGCGGCGGCTGTTGAGCTATCTGCCTGAGGACGCCGGCGCCTACAAGAACCTCTCCGGGCTCGACTACCTGCGGTTCATGGCCACCTTCTACACCGAGGACAACCGCGACCGGGACGCGATGGTCGAGCGGGGAATGGAACTCGCCGACCTGGGCCAGCGGATCAAGAACCGGGTCAAGACCTATTCCAAGGGCATGGCGCGGAAGCTCTTGCTGGCCCGGGCCCTGATGACGAAGCCCAGGCTCGCGATTCTGGATGAGCCGACCTCGGGTCTGGACGTGTCGAATTCGATGGGTATCCGCAAGCGGGTGCGGGAATACGCGCGCCAGGGGACAACCGTGCTGCTCTCGTCGCACAACATGCTCGAGGTCGAGTTCCTGTCCGACCGGGTCGCGCTCATCAAGCAGGGCGAGATCATCGAGACCGGCGCTCCGGAGGAGTTGAAGCAGAAGCACGGGTGCCGGAACCTGGAAGAGGTGTTCCTGAAGATGGAGCATCTGTAG